One Pseudomonas muyukensis DNA segment encodes these proteins:
- a CDS encoding class II fumarate hydratase, whose amino-acid sequence MSRIETDSLGPVEVPEDAYWGAQTQRSLINFAIGKERMPLAVLHALALVKKAAARVNDRNGDLPADIARLIEQAADEVLDGNHDTQFPLVVWQTGSGTQSNMNVNEVIAGRANELAGKGRGGKAPVHPNDHVNRSQSSNDCFPTAMHIAAAQAVHSQLLPAVAELSAGLAELSARHAHLVKTGRTHMMDATPITFGQEVSAFVAQLDYAQRAIRATLPAVCELAQGGTAVGTGLNAPHGFAEAIAAELAALSGLPFVTAPNKFAALAGHEPLTSLAGALKTLAVALMKIANDLRLLGSGPRAGLAEVRLPANEPGSSIMPGKVNPTQCEALSMLACQVLGNDAAIGFAASQGHLQLNVFKPVIIHNLLQSIELLADGCRNFQQHCVAGIEPDAEQMAAHLERGLMLVTALNPHIGYDKAAEIAKKAYSEGKTLREAALELKYLTNEQFDQWVRPENMLAPGGKG is encoded by the coding sequence ATGAGCCGTATCGAGACAGACAGCCTGGGCCCGGTCGAAGTTCCAGAGGACGCCTACTGGGGTGCGCAGACCCAGCGTTCGCTGATCAACTTCGCCATCGGCAAGGAGCGCATGCCGCTGGCGGTGCTGCACGCCCTGGCGCTGGTCAAGAAAGCCGCTGCCAGGGTCAACGACCGCAACGGCGATTTGCCCGCCGATATCGCCCGCCTGATCGAGCAGGCCGCCGACGAAGTGCTCGACGGCAACCACGACACCCAGTTTCCGCTGGTGGTGTGGCAAACCGGCAGCGGCACCCAGAGCAACATGAACGTCAACGAGGTGATCGCCGGGCGCGCCAACGAGCTGGCGGGCAAGGGCCGTGGCGGCAAGGCGCCGGTGCACCCCAACGATCACGTCAACCGCTCGCAGAGCTCCAACGACTGCTTCCCCACCGCCATGCACATCGCCGCCGCCCAGGCCGTGCACAGCCAGCTGCTGCCGGCGGTCGCCGAGCTATCGGCGGGGCTGGCCGAGCTGTCGGCGCGCCATGCCCATCTGGTCAAGACCGGCCGCACGCACATGATGGATGCCACGCCGATCACCTTCGGCCAGGAGGTCTCGGCCTTCGTCGCCCAGCTCGACTATGCCCAGCGTGCCATCCGCGCCACCCTGCCGGCGGTGTGCGAACTGGCCCAGGGCGGCACGGCGGTGGGCACCGGGCTGAATGCCCCGCACGGCTTCGCCGAAGCGATTGCCGCGGAACTGGCCGCGCTCTCCGGCCTGCCGTTCGTCACCGCGCCGAACAAGTTCGCCGCCCTCGCCGGCCACGAGCCGCTGACCAGCCTGGCCGGGGCGCTGAAGACCCTGGCCGTGGCGCTGATGAAGATCGCCAACGACCTGCGCCTGCTGGGCTCGGGCCCTCGCGCGGGGCTGGCCGAAGTGCGCCTGCCGGCCAACGAGCCGGGCAGCTCGATCATGCCCGGCAAGGTCAACCCGACCCAGTGCGAAGCCTTGTCGATGCTGGCCTGCCAGGTGCTGGGCAACGACGCGGCGATCGGCTTCGCCGCCAGCCAGGGGCATCTGCAGTTGAACGTGTTCAAACCGGTGATCATCCACAACCTGCTGCAGTCGATCGAGCTGCTGGCCGATGGCTGTCGCAACTTCCAGCAGCACTGCGTGGCCGGCATCGAGCCGGACGCCGAGCAAATGGCCGCGCACCTGGAGCGCGGGCTGATGCTGGTGACCGCGTTGAACCCGCACATCGGTTACGACAAGGCGGCGGAAATCGCCAAGAAGGCCTACAGCGAGGGCAAGACCCTGCGCGAGGCGGCACTGGAATTGAAGTACCTGACCAACGAGCAGTTCGACCAGTGGGTAAGGCCAGAAAACATGCTGGCGCCCGGCGGGAAAGGTTGA
- a CDS encoding DUF2059 domain-containing protein: MTRLRALCAAVALVCASGQVLAATPAHNAAAEKFLTLANADKLGTPVYMQVQQMFAQRFEQTKAPAAKKGVLDSYQAKANAALDNAIGWKKLKPQMVNLYTATFTEAELNDLVKFYESPLGKKVLREMPKVTQQSAQLTQQSLEPAVPVVNKLLEDMTKELDPSAGKAAAPAKK, encoded by the coding sequence ATGACCCGTCTCCGTGCCCTCTGTGCCGCCGTTGCCCTGGTTTGCGCCAGCGGCCAGGTACTCGCAGCCACTCCAGCGCACAACGCTGCCGCCGAGAAATTCCTGACCCTGGCCAATGCCGACAAGCTGGGCACTCCGGTGTACATGCAGGTCCAGCAGATGTTCGCCCAGCGTTTCGAGCAGACCAAGGCCCCGGCCGCCAAGAAGGGCGTGCTCGACAGCTACCAGGCCAAGGCCAACGCCGCCCTGGACAACGCCATCGGCTGGAAGAAACTCAAGCCGCAGATGGTCAACCTGTACACCGCGACCTTCACCGAGGCCGAGCTGAACGACCTGGTCAAGTTCTACGAGTCGCCGCTGGGCAAGAAAGTCCTGCGCGAAATGCCCAAGGTCACCCAGCAGTCGGCCCAGCTGACCCAGCAGAGCCTGGAACCGGCGGTGCCGGTGGTCAACAAGCTGCTCGAGGACATGACCAAGGAACTCGACCCGAGCGCCGGCAAGGCCGCCGCCCCGGCGAAGAAGTGA
- a CDS encoding BolA family protein, whose translation MSMQQRIEQQLAALGDQHLEVHNESHMHSRGQETHYKAVLVSEQFAGLNSVKRHQKVYATMGELMGEIHALAIHTYTPAEWAAVGVAPASPVCAGGGH comes from the coding sequence ATGAGCATGCAGCAACGCATCGAACAGCAGCTGGCGGCCCTGGGCGACCAGCACCTTGAAGTGCACAACGAAAGCCACATGCACAGCCGTGGCCAGGAAACGCACTACAAGGCGGTGCTGGTCAGCGAGCAGTTCGCCGGGCTGAACAGCGTCAAGCGCCACCAGAAGGTCTACGCCACCATGGGTGAACTGATGGGCGAGATTCATGCCCTGGCGATTCACACCTATACGCCCGCGGAGTGGGCGGCGGTCGGCGTGGCGCCAGCCTCGCCGGTGTGCGCCGGCGGCGGGCACTGA
- the trhO gene encoding oxygen-dependent tRNA uridine(34) hydroxylase TrhO, with translation MTQPIVVAALYKFVTLEDYVELREPLLKAMLDNGVKGTLLLANEGINGTVSATREGIDALLAWLRNDPRLVDVDHKESYCDEQPFYRTKVKLKKEIVTLGVPGVDPNKAVGTYVEPKDWNALISDPEVLLIDTRNDYEVAIGTFKGAVDPKTETFREFPDYIKANFDPSKHKKVAMFCTGGIRCEKASSYMLGEGFEAVYHLKGGVLKYFEEVPQEESLWDGDCFVFDNRVTVRHDLSEGEYDQCHACRHPVDAKDRESEHYSPGVSCPHCWDSLSEKTRRSAMDRQKQIELAKARNLPHPIGYNYKAEA, from the coding sequence ATGACTCAACCGATCGTCGTGGCGGCGCTGTACAAGTTCGTCACCCTCGAAGACTACGTCGAACTGCGTGAGCCGCTGCTCAAGGCCATGCTCGACAACGGCGTCAAAGGCACCCTGCTGCTGGCCAACGAAGGCATCAACGGTACCGTCTCGGCCACCCGCGAAGGCATCGATGCGCTGCTGGCCTGGCTGCGCAACGACCCGCGCCTGGTGGATGTCGACCACAAAGAGTCGTACTGCGACGAACAGCCGTTCTACCGCACCAAGGTCAAGCTCAAGAAAGAGATCGTCACCCTGGGCGTGCCCGGCGTCGACCCGAACAAGGCCGTCGGCACCTATGTCGAGCCCAAGGACTGGAACGCCCTGATCAGCGACCCTGAAGTGTTGTTGATCGACACCCGCAACGACTACGAAGTGGCCATCGGCACCTTCAAGGGCGCCGTCGACCCGAAGACCGAGACCTTCCGCGAGTTCCCCGACTACATCAAGGCCAACTTCGACCCGAGCAAGCACAAGAAGGTCGCGATGTTCTGCACCGGCGGCATCCGTTGCGAAAAAGCCTCCAGCTACATGCTCGGTGAAGGCTTCGAAGCGGTCTATCATCTCAAGGGTGGGGTGCTGAAATACTTCGAGGAAGTCCCCCAGGAAGAAAGCCTCTGGGACGGCGACTGCTTCGTTTTCGACAATCGGGTCACCGTGCGCCACGACCTCAGCGAGGGCGAGTACGACCAGTGCCATGCCTGCCGCCACCCGGTCGATGCCAAGGACCGCGAGTCCGAGCACTATTCGCCAGGGGTGAGTTGCCCGCATTGCTGGGACAGCCTCAGCGAGAAGACCCGCCGCAGCGCCATGGACCGGCAGAAGCAGATCGAGTTGGCCAAGGCGCGCAACCTGCCACACCCGATCGGTTACAACTACAAAGCCGAGGCCTGA
- a CDS encoding DsbA family protein, protein MSARLLYVMDPMCSWCWGFAPVAEALIAQAREAGVDTRLVPGGLRSGGSALDASTRKYILEHWQAVHDATGQGFRFDGAMPDGFVYDTEPACRALVTARELDAQGMWRLLKLIQASFYAQGVDVTHAPQLVDLAAQAGFDREAFAAHFASHDSRAATAADFAWVQDLGIAGFPTLLAERNGQLALLTNGYQPLDSLQPLLGRWLQQAACA, encoded by the coding sequence ATGTCCGCACGCCTGCTCTATGTGATGGACCCGATGTGCTCCTGGTGCTGGGGCTTCGCCCCGGTGGCCGAGGCGTTGATCGCCCAGGCGCGCGAGGCCGGGGTCGACACCCGCCTGGTGCCCGGTGGCCTGCGCAGCGGTGGCAGCGCCCTGGACGCCTCGACCCGCAAGTACATCCTCGAGCACTGGCAGGCGGTGCATGACGCCACCGGGCAGGGATTCCGCTTCGATGGGGCGATGCCCGACGGCTTCGTCTACGACACCGAGCCGGCCTGCCGGGCCCTGGTGACCGCGCGTGAGCTGGACGCCCAGGGCATGTGGCGCTTGCTCAAGCTGATCCAGGCGTCGTTCTACGCGCAGGGCGTGGATGTCACCCACGCCCCGCAGTTGGTGGACCTGGCCGCCCAGGCCGGCTTCGACCGCGAGGCGTTCGCCGCGCATTTCGCCAGCCACGACAGCCGCGCCGCCACCGCCGCCGATTTCGCCTGGGTGCAGGACCTGGGCATCGCCGGTTTTCCCACGCTGCTGGCCGAGCGCAATGGCCAACTGGCCCTGCTGACCAACGGCTACCAGCCGCTGGACAGCCTGCAACCCTTGCTCGGCCGCTGGCTGCAGCAGGCCGCCTGTGCTTGA
- a CDS encoding ABC transporter ATP-binding protein — protein sequence MLDLPGSPDPVPGKSPVAPDRLSWAQIRRLALHHKKALWSANLVAVLAALCSVPIPLLLPLLVDEVLLGHGDTALQWMNHFLPGKWQVAAGYIGLMLCATLGLRLAALAFNVVQAKLFAGLAKDIVYRLRIRLIDRLKRISLKEYESLGSGTVTTHLVTDLDTLDKFVGETLSRFLVAVLTLTGTAAILIWMHWQLALLILLFNPLVIYFTVQLGKRVKHLKKLENDSTARFTQALSETLDAIQEIRASNRQGYFLGRLGLRAREVRDYAVASQWKSDASGRASGLLFQFGIDIFRAAAMLTVLFSDLSIGQMLAVFSYLWFMIGPVEQLLNLQYAYYAAGGALSRLNELLARADEPQYPAASDPFAGRATVGIEVRDLRFAYADEPVLDQLNLSIAPGEKVAIVGASGGGKSTLVQLLLGLYGAQAGTIRFGGASLQEIGLETLREHVAVVLQHPSLFNDSVRANLSMGRDCSDDACWQALRIAQLDATIAALPQGLDSVVGRSGVRLSGGQRQRLAIARMVLAEPKVVILDEATSALDAATEYNLHQALARFLSGRTTLIIAHRLSAVKQADRVLVFDGGHVAEDGDHQQLIAEGGLYAKLYGHLQQS from the coding sequence GTGCTTGATCTGCCCGGGTCGCCAGACCCTGTGCCAGGGAAGTCCCCCGTTGCGCCCGATCGCCTGAGCTGGGCGCAGATCCGCCGCCTGGCCCTGCACCACAAAAAAGCCCTGTGGAGCGCCAACCTGGTGGCCGTGCTCGCCGCCCTGTGCAGCGTGCCGATCCCGTTGCTGCTGCCGCTGCTGGTCGATGAAGTGCTGCTCGGCCATGGCGATACCGCGCTGCAGTGGATGAACCATTTCCTGCCTGGCAAGTGGCAGGTGGCGGCGGGCTATATCGGCCTGATGCTGTGCGCCACCCTCGGCCTGCGCCTGGCCGCGTTGGCGTTCAACGTGGTGCAGGCCAAGCTGTTCGCCGGCTTGGCCAAGGACATCGTCTACCGCCTGCGTATCCGCCTGATCGACCGGCTCAAGCGCATTTCCCTCAAGGAATATGAAAGCCTGGGCAGTGGCACGGTAACCACCCACCTGGTCACCGACCTGGACACCCTCGACAAGTTCGTCGGCGAGACCCTCAGCCGTTTCCTGGTGGCGGTGCTCACCCTCACCGGCACCGCTGCGATCCTGATCTGGATGCATTGGCAGCTGGCGCTGCTGATCCTGCTGTTCAACCCGCTGGTGATCTACTTCACCGTGCAGTTGGGCAAGCGCGTCAAGCACCTGAAGAAGCTCGAGAACGACAGCACCGCGCGGTTCACCCAGGCATTGTCGGAAACCCTGGATGCAATCCAGGAAATCCGCGCCAGCAACCGCCAGGGCTATTTCCTCGGTCGCCTGGGGCTGCGGGCCCGGGAAGTGCGCGACTATGCGGTGGCCTCGCAGTGGAAGAGCGACGCCAGTGGCCGTGCCAGTGGCCTGTTGTTCCAGTTTGGCATCGATATCTTCCGCGCCGCGGCCATGCTCACCGTGCTGTTCTCCGACCTGTCCATCGGCCAGATGCTCGCGGTGTTCAGCTACCTGTGGTTCATGATTGGCCCGGTAGAACAGCTGCTCAACCTGCAGTACGCCTACTACGCCGCCGGCGGTGCCCTGAGCCGGCTCAACGAGTTGCTGGCGCGCGCCGACGAGCCGCAGTATCCGGCGGCCAGCGATCCGTTTGCCGGGCGTGCGACGGTGGGTATCGAGGTGCGTGACCTGCGCTTCGCCTACGCCGACGAGCCGGTGCTCGACCAGTTGAACCTGTCCATCGCGCCGGGCGAGAAGGTGGCCATCGTTGGCGCCAGTGGCGGCGGCAAGAGCACCCTGGTGCAGTTGCTGCTGGGGCTGTATGGCGCCCAGGCCGGAACCATCCGTTTCGGTGGCGCCAGCCTGCAGGAGATCGGCCTGGAAACCTTGCGCGAGCATGTCGCCGTGGTGCTGCAGCACCCGTCGCTGTTCAACGACAGCGTGCGCGCCAACCTGAGCATGGGCCGTGACTGCAGCGACGACGCCTGCTGGCAGGCGCTGCGCATCGCCCAGCTGGACGCGACCATCGCCGCCTTGCCCCAGGGCCTGGACAGCGTGGTCGGGCGCTCCGGCGTGCGCTTGTCCGGTGGCCAGCGCCAACGCCTGGCCATCGCCCGGATGGTGCTGGCCGAGCCCAAGGTGGTGATCCTCGACGAGGCGACCTCGGCGCTGGATGCCGCCACCGAGTACAACCTGCACCAGGCCCTGGCGCGCTTCCTCAGTGGTCGTACCACGCTGATCATCGCCCACCGGCTGTCGGCGGTGAAGCAGGCCGACCGCGTGCTGGTGTTCGATGGCGGCCATGTGGCCGAGGACGGCGACCACCAGCAGTTGATCGCCGAGGGCGGCCTGTACGCCAAGCTGTACGGTCACCTGCAGCAGAGCTGA
- a CDS encoding EAL domain-containing protein — MKGNRTLEAPRLLGIIWPFVAVVLFQVLLGSLSLYALSAVRAYVAGESLWSKAQKDAIYYLNLYADDRDPLTYARYRRAILVPQGDFDLRLALDRPEPDLAAARRGILQGGNHPDDVARIIWFYRNFRHISYMETAIHYWDIGDDYLRQLDVLADEMRAGFAAGAVDARQVANWRARIVVINDGVTPAAKAFSDALGEGSRMLLKVLMITNLATALFLIAMAWLRSSKLLAQRQAFASALQAEKERAQVTLESIGDAVITTDVDGCIAYMNPAAEQLTHWQAAQAQGLPLAALFSLLDENAEKDGHTLVEQVRSGSLKGGAEHARLIQRLDGSTVSVNLVGSPILSEGQLSGIVVVLHDMTQERQYIANLSWQATHDALTGLANRREFEYRLEQALNGLARQAGRHSLMFLDLDQFKLVNDTSGHAAGDELLRHICAVLQAGLREGDTLARLGGDEFGVLLENCPSDQAERIAEQLRQAVQSLHFVWKGRPFVTTVSIGLVHIAQVPTTLEASLRAADMACYMAKEKGRNRVQVYHADDSELSMRFGEMAWIQRLHVALEENRFCLYAQEIAPLQPHEGPGHIEILLRLHDESGRTILPDSFIPAAERYGLMTALDRWVVRNVFQTIRQCLDEGREGPLAMCAINLSGSSIGDDKFLEYLQRLFGEFDIPPRLICFEITETSAIANLGSAIRFINELKGLGCRFSLDDFCAGMSSFAYLKHLPVDFLKIDGSFVKDMLDDPINRAMVEVINHIGHVMGKRTIAEFVETPLIEQALQEIGVDYAQGYLIERPQVFTCDSLQRQRIAARPLLHRAPGTFR, encoded by the coding sequence ATGAAGGGAAATCGGACTCTCGAAGCGCCAAGGCTGCTGGGTATCATCTGGCCCTTCGTCGCCGTTGTGCTGTTCCAGGTACTGCTGGGCAGCCTGAGTCTCTACGCGTTGTCCGCCGTGCGCGCCTATGTGGCGGGCGAAAGCCTGTGGTCCAAGGCGCAGAAGGACGCCATCTATTACCTCAACCTTTATGCCGATGACCGCGACCCGCTGACCTACGCCCGCTACCGCCGCGCCATCCTCGTGCCCCAGGGCGATTTCGACCTGCGCCTGGCCCTGGATCGCCCCGAACCCGATCTGGCGGCCGCCCGTCGCGGCATCCTGCAGGGCGGCAACCACCCCGACGATGTCGCCCGGATCATCTGGTTCTATCGCAACTTCCGCCATATCAGCTACATGGAAACCGCCATTCATTACTGGGATATCGGCGACGACTACCTGCGCCAGCTCGACGTGCTGGCCGACGAGATGCGCGCAGGTTTCGCCGCCGGCGCGGTCGATGCACGCCAGGTGGCCAACTGGCGGGCGCGCATCGTGGTCATCAACGATGGGGTGACGCCCGCGGCCAAGGCGTTCAGCGATGCCCTGGGCGAAGGCTCGCGGATGCTGCTCAAGGTGCTGATGATCACCAACCTGGCCACGGCGCTGTTCCTCATTGCCATGGCCTGGCTGCGCTCGAGCAAGCTGCTGGCCCAGCGCCAGGCATTCGCCAGTGCGCTGCAGGCGGAAAAGGAACGCGCCCAGGTGACCCTCGAGTCAATCGGCGATGCGGTGATCACCACTGATGTCGATGGCTGCATCGCCTACATGAACCCTGCCGCCGAGCAATTGACCCACTGGCAGGCGGCCCAGGCCCAGGGCCTGCCGTTGGCGGCGTTGTTCAGCCTGCTCGATGAAAACGCCGAGAAGGACGGCCACACCCTGGTGGAGCAGGTGCGCAGTGGCAGCCTCAAGGGCGGCGCCGAGCATGCCCGGCTGATCCAGCGCCTGGACGGCAGCACGGTGTCGGTGAACCTGGTCGGCTCGCCCATCCTCAGCGAGGGGCAGCTCAGCGGCATCGTCGTGGTGCTGCATGACATGACCCAGGAGCGCCAGTACATCGCCAACCTGTCCTGGCAGGCCACCCATGATGCACTCACCGGCCTGGCCAACCGCCGTGAGTTCGAATACCGCCTGGAGCAGGCGCTCAACGGCCTGGCGCGCCAGGCCGGGCGCCATTCGCTGATGTTTCTCGACCTCGACCAGTTCAAGCTGGTCAACGACACCAGCGGCCATGCCGCCGGCGACGAGCTGCTGCGGCACATCTGCGCGGTGTTGCAGGCGGGCCTGCGCGAGGGCGACACCCTGGCCCGGCTGGGCGGCGACGAGTTCGGCGTGCTGCTGGAAAACTGCCCGTCGGATCAGGCCGAACGCATCGCCGAGCAGTTGCGCCAGGCGGTGCAGAGTTTGCATTTTGTCTGGAAGGGGCGGCCTTTCGTCACCACCGTGAGCATCGGCCTGGTACACATCGCCCAGGTGCCGACCACCCTGGAGGCGTCGCTGCGGGCCGCCGACATGGCCTGCTACATGGCCAAGGAGAAGGGGCGCAACCGCGTGCAGGTGTACCACGCCGATGACAGCGAGCTGTCCATGCGTTTCGGCGAAATGGCCTGGATCCAGCGCCTGCATGTGGCGCTCGAGGAGAACCGCTTCTGCCTCTATGCCCAGGAGATCGCGCCGCTGCAGCCCCACGAAGGGCCCGGCCATATCGAGATCCTGCTGCGCCTGCACGACGAAAGCGGGCGCACCATCCTGCCCGACAGCTTCATTCCGGCGGCCGAGCGCTACGGCCTGATGACCGCCCTCGACCGCTGGGTGGTGCGCAACGTGTTCCAGACCATCCGCCAGTGCCTGGACGAAGGCCGCGAAGGGCCGCTGGCCATGTGCGCGATCAATTTGTCGGGCTCGAGCATCGGTGACGACAAGTTCCTCGAGTACCTGCAACGGCTGTTTGGCGAGTTCGATATCCCGCCGCGGTTGATCTGTTTCGAAATTACCGAAACCAGCGCCATCGCCAATCTTGGCAGCGCGATTCGCTTCATCAATGAATTGAAGGGATTGGGCTGTCGGTTCTCCCTGGACGACTTCTGCGCCGGGATGTCGTCATTCGCCTATTTGAAGCATTTGCCTGTAGACTTCCTGAAGATCGACGGAAGTTTCGTCAAAGACATGCTCGACGACCCGATCAACCGGGCGATGGTCGAAGTGATCAACCACATCGGCCACGTCATGGGCAAGCGAACCATCGCCGAGTTCGTCGAAACGCCGTTGATCGAGCAGGCTTTGCAAGAGATCGGCGTGGACTACGCCCAGGGATACCTCATCGAACGCCCGCAGGTCTTCACCTGCGACAGCCTGCAGCGCCAACGGATTGCCGCGAGGCCCCTTTTGCACCGGGCACCGGGGACCTTTCGCTGA
- a CDS encoding TenA family transcriptional regulator, which translates to MIDAFVRIGPLMDPASYPEWAQQLIEDCRQSKRRVVEHEFYQRLRDGQLKQSTIRQYLIGGWPVVEQFSLYMAHNLTKTRYARHPGEDMARRWLMRNIRVELNHADYWVHWCQAHGIHLHELQAQEVPPELNGLNDWCWRVCATESLAIAMAATNYAIEGATGEWSAVVCADDSYAQGFPEDTRKRAMKWLKMHAQYDDAHPWEALEIICTLAGENPTLGLRTELRRAICKSYDCMFLFLERCMQLEGRQQGRLRPALAAG; encoded by the coding sequence GTGATTGACGCGTTCGTAAGGATCGGACCATTGATGGATCCGGCCAGTTATCCAGAGTGGGCCCAGCAACTTATCGAGGATTGTCGCCAGAGCAAGCGCCGGGTGGTGGAGCATGAGTTCTACCAGCGCCTGCGCGATGGCCAGCTCAAGCAGTCGACCATTCGCCAGTACCTGATCGGTGGCTGGCCGGTGGTCGAGCAGTTCTCCTTGTACATGGCCCATAACCTCACCAAGACCCGCTATGCCCGCCACCCCGGCGAGGACATGGCGCGACGCTGGCTGATGCGCAACATCCGCGTCGAACTCAACCACGCCGACTACTGGGTGCACTGGTGCCAGGCCCATGGCATCCACCTGCACGAGTTGCAGGCCCAGGAGGTACCGCCCGAGCTCAATGGCCTCAACGACTGGTGCTGGCGGGTGTGCGCCACCGAGTCGCTGGCCATTGCCATGGCGGCCACCAACTACGCCATCGAAGGCGCGACCGGTGAGTGGTCGGCGGTGGTCTGCGCCGATGACAGCTACGCCCAGGGCTTCCCCGAGGACACCCGCAAGCGCGCGATGAAGTGGTTGAAGATGCACGCCCAGTACGACGATGCCCATCCGTGGGAAGCGCTGGAGATCATCTGCACCCTGGCGGGCGAGAACCCCACCCTGGGGCTGCGCACCGAGCTACGTCGGGCGATCTGCAAGAGCTACGACTGCATGTTCCTGTTCCTGGAGCGCTGCATGCAGCTGGAAGGGCGCCAGCAGGGGCGGCTGCGCCCGGCACTGGCGGCGGGCTGA
- a CDS encoding YciK family oxidoreductase, protein MFDYTARPDLLKGRVILVTGAGRGIGAAAAKAYAALGATVLLLGKTEANLNEVYDQIEAAGHPQPVVIPFNLETALPHQYDELAVMVEEQFGRLDGLLNNASIIGPRTPLEQLSGDNFMRVMHINVDATFMLTSTLLPLLKLSEDASVVFTSSSVGRKGRAYWGAYGVSKFATEGLMQTLADELEGVAPVRSNSINPGATRTAMRAQAYPSENPQNNPLPEEIMPVYLYLMGPDSKDVNGQALNAQ, encoded by the coding sequence ATGTTCGACTACACCGCCCGCCCCGACCTGCTCAAGGGTCGGGTCATCCTGGTCACCGGCGCCGGCCGCGGCATCGGCGCCGCCGCCGCCAAGGCCTATGCCGCCCTTGGCGCCACCGTGCTGCTGCTGGGCAAGACCGAGGCCAACCTCAACGAGGTCTACGACCAGATCGAGGCCGCCGGCCACCCGCAACCGGTGGTGATCCCGTTCAACCTGGAAACCGCCCTGCCCCACCAGTACGACGAGCTGGCGGTGATGGTCGAGGAACAGTTCGGGCGCCTCGACGGCCTGCTCAACAATGCCTCGATCATTGGCCCGCGCACGCCGCTGGAGCAGCTGTCGGGTGACAACTTCATGCGCGTGATGCACATCAACGTCGATGCCACGTTCATGCTCACCAGCACCTTGCTGCCGCTGCTCAAGCTGTCGGAAGACGCCTCGGTGGTGTTCACCTCCAGCAGCGTCGGGCGCAAGGGCCGAGCCTACTGGGGCGCCTATGGCGTGTCGAAGTTCGCCACCGAGGGCCTGATGCAGACCCTCGCCGACGAGCTCGAAGGCGTGGCGCCGGTGCGCTCCAACAGCATCAACCCGGGCGCCACGCGCACCGCGATGCGCGCCCAGGCGTACCCCAGCGAGAACCCGCAGAACAACCCGCTGCCCGAAGAGATCATGCCGGTGTACCTGTACCTGATGGGGCCGGACAGCAAGGATGTGAACGGCCAGGCGCTGAACGCGCAGTAA
- the mupP gene encoding N-acetylmuramic acid 6-phosphate phosphatase MupP, with protein MRLRAVLFDMDGTLLDTAPDFIAICQAMLAERGLPAIDDARIREVISGGARAMVAATFAMDPEAEGFEALRLEFLERYQRDCAVHSKLFDGMPELLADIEKGNLLWGVVTNKPVRFAEPIMQQLGLAERSALLICPDHVTRSKPDPEPLILACKTLDLDPASVLFVGDDLRDIESGRDAGTRTAAVRYGYIHPEDNPNHWGADVVVDHPLELRKVLDSALCGC; from the coding sequence ATGCGCTTGCGAGCAGTACTCTTCGACATGGACGGCACCCTGCTGGACACGGCGCCGGACTTCATCGCCATCTGCCAGGCGATGCTCGCCGAGCGCGGCCTGCCAGCCATCGACGACGCGCGCATCCGCGAGGTGATTTCCGGCGGCGCGCGGGCGATGGTCGCCGCGACCTTCGCCATGGACCCCGAGGCCGAAGGCTTCGAGGCCCTGCGCCTGGAATTCCTCGAGCGCTACCAGCGCGACTGCGCGGTGCACAGCAAGCTGTTCGACGGCATGCCGGAGCTGCTTGCCGACATCGAGAAAGGCAACCTGCTGTGGGGCGTGGTCACCAACAAGCCGGTGCGCTTCGCCGAGCCGATCATGCAGCAGCTGGGCCTGGCCGAACGTTCGGCGCTGCTGATCTGCCCGGACCACGTCACCCGCAGCAAGCCCGACCCCGAGCCGCTGATCCTGGCGTGCAAGACCCTCGACCTGGACCCGGCCAGCGTCCTGTTCGTCGGTGACGACCTGCGCGATATCGAGTCTGGCCGCGACGCCGGCACCCGCACCGCCGCAGTGCGCTATGGCTACATCCATCCAGAGGACAACCCCAACCACTGGGGCGCCGACGTGGTGGTGGACCACCCGCTGGAACTGCGCAAGGTACTCGACAGCGCGCTGTGCGGCTGCTGA